A window of Microbacterium sp. Root61 genomic DNA:
GCGCGGTCCGACCTCGTGCGAATTGCAGACGCCCGACGAGGTCGCCGCGACGATCGCCAAGCTCGGTCCAGACCCGCTGGTGGACGACATCGCCGAGGGCGAGGAGCGCTTCACCGCCGTGGTGCGGCGCAAGCCCACCCCGATCGGGCTGCTGCTGATGGACCAGAGCGTCGTCAGCGGAATCGGCAACGTCTATCGGGCCGAACTGCTGTTCCGCGCGCGCCAGAACCCGCACACTCCGGGCAAGCAGGTGCGCGAGGAGGTCGTGCGCGAGCTGTGGCGCGACTGGGTGCGGCTGTTGTCGATCGGCGTCGAGACCGGCCAGATGATGACGATGGACGACCTGGATCCGACCGCTTACCGCAAGGCGATGGCGCACCGCGACGACCGGCACTGGGTGTACCACCGCGCCGGGCTGCCGTGCCGGATCTGCGGCACCGAGATCGTGCTGGAGGAGATGGGCGCCCGCAAGCTCTATTGGTGTCCCTCCTGTCAGGC
This region includes:
- a CDS encoding Fpg/Nei family DNA glycosylase, translating into MPEGHSVHRIARQFDRNFVGRQVAASSPQGRFVEGAAMIDGTSATAVRAVGKQMFLEFEDDLWLRVHLGMYGAWDFAGEILVDPTIASANGRMGQTNQRGTDEAAILDAAGENSLSSIGAPRRTRVHVRMSEQTTGLAGDDLEWPPPVVGQVRLRLMTDSTCADLRGPTSCELQTPDEVAATIAKLGPDPLVDDIAEGEERFTAVVRRKPTPIGLLLMDQSVVSGIGNVYRAELLFRARQNPHTPGKQVREEVVRELWRDWVRLLSIGVETGQMMTMDDLDPTAYRKAMAHRDDRHWVYHRAGLPCRICGTEIVLEEMGARKLYWCPSCQA